A region of Paenibacillus sp. JNUCC-31 DNA encodes the following proteins:
- a CDS encoding EVE domain-containing protein, translating into MNEQSKHDLLANSKEIQQSYTREHLSQQLDVETVSEEGNRYWIGVVSASHVEKGVEGGFAQLCHGKAASLRKMNAGDWLIYYSPRTSLQGGKVLQAFTAIGRVADNQVYTYRMSDSFVPYRRNVQYFPSQTVSIADLLDQLILTRGQPRWGYRFRYGHLQIQREDFLTIAAAMLGAEIENIKDLKFG; encoded by the coding sequence ATGAATGAGCAGTCAAAACATGATTTGCTGGCGAACAGCAAAGAAATTCAGCAGAGTTACACGAGAGAGCACTTGTCCCAACAGTTAGATGTCGAAACAGTATCGGAAGAAGGTAATCGCTACTGGATCGGCGTTGTGTCCGCCTCACATGTGGAAAAAGGGGTGGAAGGAGGCTTCGCCCAGCTCTGTCATGGCAAGGCAGCATCTCTGCGCAAAATGAATGCAGGAGACTGGCTGATCTATTATTCGCCGCGAACAAGCCTGCAAGGAGGCAAGGTACTTCAAGCTTTTACTGCGATAGGACGTGTAGCAGACAATCAGGTGTACACGTACCGTATGTCGGATTCCTTTGTACCGTATCGGAGGAATGTCCAGTATTTCCCTAGTCAAACGGTGAGTATCGCCGATTTGCTGGATCAATTGATCCTCACTCGGGGACAGCCACGTTGGGGATATCGTTTTAGATATGGACATTTGCAGATTCAAAGAGAGGATTTCCTGACGATTGCAGCTGCCATGTTGGGAGCTGAGATAGAAAATATAAAGGATTTGAAATTTGGATAA
- the pucD gene encoding xanthine dehydrogenase subunit D — MLLNREQSGKRWHLRPDGVGKVTGKLQYLTDMTLPDMIHGRVLRSSYPYARIVSIDITGAEAMEGVFAVLTSKDVPGLNRFGIATPDQPVFCEDVVRYVGDAIAAVAADSPERAARALEAIRVEYEEWTPMDSTEAALAPGAPVLHEHGPGNVLHRTEIKRGNVEEAFAACEHIVAETYYTPRQMHAYMETEGGLFVPEENGRLHVYAATQHGYKDRMQLSRIIGCSEEDIRVVSSPIGGSFGGKDELNVQPYGALLALRSGRPVKMHNSRKESVRAGLKRHPMKIEMQTGISREGMIQAHRVRITADTGAYATLGAPVLNFCTEHCLGPYSIPHVDVEGISVYTNNGVSGEFRGFGGNQAIFAMEGQMDRLAEIMKMDPWEFRRRNMREKTDPGPLNQRILGTDGLSQVWEAMDRSELWQKHQHLPADPSLPPWIKRGVGAAIAMHGAGLGYGIPDPAGGRLSLNAEGKIEVAFSYEEFGQGLIATLEMMLCDLFHCSTSDLSIIIGDTDRVPHSGSSTASRSTTMAWMALQRLQTPFRSKILSVASTLSGIPADELITGIGGVWRKGQLPPAVTANDTTIDSRVVVSYADLAKDGEAEEWTFDTHFEYPTTPDNVVGGHYLYTYAAVAAEVEVNTLTGEAKLLDTRHVVAAGPVINPMGFIGQIEGGSVMALGFTLTEDAVMQDSRYITTNLDTYLIPTIRDIHTHLEVEAIEELPEGDPYGPRGIGEIGSVALAPAITAAIHQATGVWVNRLPVPRDQLIKPLDVPLQEGVNRS; from the coding sequence ATGCTGCTGAATCGGGAACAAAGCGGAAAACGCTGGCACCTGCGGCCGGATGGGGTGGGCAAAGTGACAGGAAAGCTTCAATATCTGACGGACATGACTTTGCCTGATATGATCCATGGAAGAGTTTTGCGCAGCTCCTACCCCTATGCCCGTATAGTATCCATCGATATTACCGGAGCTGAAGCCATGGAGGGTGTATTTGCCGTACTCACCTCCAAGGATGTACCCGGATTGAACCGCTTCGGCATTGCAACTCCAGATCAGCCTGTATTTTGCGAGGATGTCGTTCGTTATGTCGGTGATGCCATTGCCGCGGTTGCTGCGGATTCCCCGGAACGTGCGGCACGTGCTCTGGAGGCAATCCGGGTAGAGTATGAGGAATGGACTCCGATGGACAGCACAGAGGCTGCATTGGCACCCGGTGCACCAGTGCTCCATGAACATGGTCCCGGTAATGTGCTGCACCGTACCGAAATCAAGCGTGGGAATGTAGAAGAGGCTTTTGCTGCATGCGAGCATATCGTGGCGGAAACGTATTATACTCCGCGCCAGATGCATGCTTATATGGAGACAGAAGGCGGGTTGTTTGTTCCTGAAGAAAACGGGAGACTCCATGTCTATGCGGCTACACAGCATGGTTATAAGGACAGAATGCAGCTCTCCCGAATAATCGGGTGCTCCGAAGAGGATATCAGGGTGGTCTCATCTCCGATTGGCGGTTCATTTGGCGGGAAAGATGAGCTGAATGTACAGCCTTATGGCGCACTTCTTGCTTTGAGAAGCGGACGTCCTGTGAAGATGCACAATTCACGTAAAGAATCTGTACGGGCAGGATTGAAGCGGCATCCAATGAAAATTGAAATGCAGACTGGCATCAGCCGTGAAGGGATGATTCAGGCACATCGAGTTCGAATTACCGCAGACACAGGGGCTTATGCCACGCTGGGAGCGCCTGTCCTGAATTTTTGTACAGAGCATTGCCTTGGGCCTTATTCCATCCCGCATGTAGATGTGGAAGGCATCTCGGTGTATACGAATAATGGAGTGTCGGGAGAGTTTCGCGGATTTGGCGGCAATCAGGCGATCTTTGCTATGGAGGGTCAGATGGATCGACTCGCCGAGATCATGAAGATGGACCCATGGGAGTTTCGGAGACGCAACATGAGGGAAAAGACTGATCCTGGACCCTTGAATCAACGGATTCTGGGCACGGATGGACTGTCACAAGTATGGGAGGCAATGGACCGTTCGGAGTTATGGCAAAAACATCAGCATCTCCCGGCAGATCCTTCTCTGCCTCCCTGGATTAAACGCGGTGTCGGTGCAGCTATCGCGATGCACGGGGCAGGGCTGGGTTATGGCATTCCCGATCCGGCAGGGGGGCGCCTATCCCTGAATGCCGAAGGCAAGATTGAAGTGGCATTCAGTTACGAAGAATTCGGTCAGGGTCTCATTGCCACCCTGGAAATGATGCTCTGCGATCTGTTCCACTGCTCCACATCCGATCTGAGTATCATTATTGGGGATACGGATCGAGTGCCGCACAGCGGTTCAAGTACGGCTTCGCGTTCAACGACAATGGCCTGGATGGCTCTTCAGCGATTACAGACACCATTCCGTTCCAAAATTTTGTCGGTAGCCTCTACCTTGTCAGGAATTCCGGCTGACGAACTGATTACTGGAATAGGGGGAGTATGGCGCAAGGGACAGCTGCCTCCAGCAGTTACAGCGAATGATACGACGATTGATTCCAGAGTTGTTGTTTCTTACGCAGATCTGGCGAAGGATGGGGAAGCGGAAGAATGGACTTTTGATACTCATTTCGAATATCCGACCACGCCGGACAATGTTGTGGGCGGGCATTATCTATATACGTATGCGGCAGTAGCCGCAGAGGTGGAGGTAAACACGCTAACCGGGGAAGCCAAATTGCTGGATACAAGGCATGTGGTGGCGGCTGGCCCTGTCATCAACCCAATGGGATTCATCGGACAGATTGAAGGCGGGAGTGTAATGGCTCTGGGTTTTACGTTGACCGAAGACGCCGTTATGCAAGACAGTCGCTATATAACAACCAATCTGGACACCTACCTGATACCGACGATTCGGGATATTCACACCCACCTGGAAGTCGAGGCGATTGAAGAGCTACCAGAGGGTGATCCGTATGGACCTCGGGGAATTGGCGAGATTGGTTCGGTAGCGCTTGCTCCGGCCATAACCGCTGCGATTCATCAGGCTACAGGGGTGTGGGTTAATCGTTTGCCCGTTCCGCGAGATCAACTGATCAAACCACTGGACGTACCGCTTCAGGAAGGAGTGAATCGATCGTGA
- a CDS encoding DinB family protein, translating into METTKTRNNDEIRHHFEKSLALYLQELESMSDAQLSYKPSENEWSVGQMYQHLIQSAMKMHLANVRLCISADEMAVQKKEQGKTEAGEAVFAQASFPPIRIHVPASPEYTPLQPDGRESIIQGFNEVRDEMRRVEVLLEGATRESTVPHPRFGGLNAEEWFALVEMHYRHHFLQLERLKMAWEEREQR; encoded by the coding sequence ATGGAAACGACAAAAACAAGAAACAACGATGAGATTCGGCATCATTTTGAAAAGTCACTGGCGCTTTATTTGCAGGAACTGGAGTCGATGAGCGATGCTCAGTTAAGTTATAAACCCAGTGAGAATGAGTGGTCGGTGGGCCAGATGTACCAGCATTTAATTCAGTCTGCGATGAAAATGCATTTAGCCAATGTTCGACTTTGTATAAGTGCAGACGAGATGGCAGTCCAGAAGAAAGAACAGGGCAAAACTGAAGCAGGCGAAGCTGTTTTTGCGCAAGCAAGTTTTCCGCCGATACGTATCCACGTTCCTGCTTCTCCTGAGTATACTCCACTTCAACCGGATGGAAGAGAATCCATAATTCAAGGATTCAATGAGGTAAGGGATGAGATGCGGAGAGTAGAAGTGCTGCTGGAAGGAGCAACGCGGGAATCTACGGTGCCACATCCCAGATTCGGCGGTTTGAATGCAGAGGAATGGTTTGCATTGGTGGAGATGCATTATCGTCATCATTTTTTGCAGCTTGAGCGTCTGAAGATGGCATGGGAAGAACGTGAGCAGAGATGA
- a CDS encoding helix-turn-helix transcriptional regulator: protein MNKSDRMLAIVLELQRGKVQRAEDLALLFETSVRTIYRDIQALCEAGVPVVGEPGVGYSLMEGYFLPPISFTAEEAVTLLIGLDFVEQRFDNDYKSTSLTSRSKIEAILPGPLREEVGQIQQGIRLLRSADSDAREREIEHMGVIRTAMQHKLKIRFHYHKPGTVNENVQRTVRMSSPYGMIWMQGSWMLIARCDLRQEIRHFRISRMSDLEISTDPFDLPPGFSIHSYSPPDNRDVYVRVWFHGRIADRVIEANNYYMEKAELQTDGLYADFRVRHPEDVLRWILGWGASALVLEPESLRIRIREEASNLLKHY, encoded by the coding sequence TTGAACAAATCAGATCGTATGCTGGCCATCGTACTTGAACTGCAGCGAGGTAAGGTTCAACGTGCGGAAGATTTAGCGCTCTTGTTTGAAACAAGCGTTCGAACCATATACAGGGACATTCAGGCGTTATGTGAGGCGGGTGTTCCTGTCGTGGGAGAACCCGGAGTAGGCTATTCACTTATGGAAGGATACTTTTTGCCTCCGATCAGCTTTACCGCTGAAGAAGCGGTTACACTTTTGATCGGACTTGATTTTGTAGAACAGCGCTTCGATAACGATTACAAGAGCACATCTCTTACGTCCCGTTCCAAAATTGAAGCAATCCTGCCTGGCCCTCTTCGGGAAGAGGTGGGACAGATACAACAGGGTATCCGTCTCCTTCGTTCAGCGGACAGTGATGCACGCGAGCGAGAGATAGAACATATGGGAGTCATCCGAACCGCAATGCAGCATAAGCTCAAAATCCGCTTTCATTACCATAAGCCTGGCACTGTTAATGAAAATGTGCAAAGGACCGTTCGTATGTCCTCTCCTTACGGGATGATTTGGATGCAGGGTTCATGGATGCTGATTGCCCGATGCGATTTGCGACAGGAGATTCGTCATTTCCGTATATCCCGCATGAGCGATCTGGAGATTAGCACAGATCCGTTCGATCTTCCTCCGGGTTTTAGTATTCATAGCTACTCACCACCTGACAACCGTGATGTATATGTCCGTGTATGGTTTCATGGTCGAATTGCAGACAGAGTAATTGAGGCGAATAATTACTACATGGAAAAAGCAGAACTGCAAACGGATGGATTATACGCAGATTTTCGTGTAAGGCATCCTGAGGACGTGCTGCGTTGGATACTTGGCTGGGGAGCCTCGGCTCTGGTTTTGGAGCCTGAATCATTGAGAATCCGTATTCGCGAGGAAGCAAGCAATCTTCTTAAACACTACTGA
- a CDS encoding (2Fe-2S)-binding protein, translating into MSEPLENLWAAVVNGEERKLQIAQSTRLVDVLRTHLNLTGTKVSCEVGRCGACMVLMDGEPVNSCLVMAYQCVGSEITTIEGLHGEKEDELHPIQQAFVEEGGFQCGYCTPGMVISTKALLDRYPQPSQEQIETGLCGNLCRCTGYGGIIRAVRTAGENCVSSFTLITGEKKVNDL; encoded by the coding sequence GTGAGTGAACCGTTGGAGAACCTGTGGGCAGCTGTGGTGAATGGCGAGGAGAGGAAATTGCAAATCGCCCAGTCAACCCGTCTTGTGGATGTACTGCGGACGCATTTGAATCTGACCGGAACGAAAGTCTCCTGCGAAGTAGGCCGTTGTGGTGCATGTATGGTACTGATGGATGGAGAGCCGGTCAATTCTTGTCTCGTTATGGCTTATCAATGTGTTGGCAGTGAGATAACAACAATAGAAGGGCTACATGGTGAAAAGGAAGATGAGTTGCATCCGATTCAGCAGGCTTTTGTGGAAGAGGGCGGCTTCCAATGCGGATATTGTACTCCGGGAATGGTGATTTCCACCAAGGCATTGCTGGATCGCTATCCACAGCCTAGTCAGGAACAGATTGAAACGGGATTATGCGGCAATCTGTGCCGCTGTACCGGGTATGGAGGGATCATTCGTGCAGTTCGAACCGCAGGAGAAAACTGTGTATCCTCATTCACTTTAATCACAGGAGAGAAGAAAGTGAATGACCTGTAA
- a CDS encoding FAD binding domain-containing protein: MAMPAYGTGAQPTVWQPDNLEELQALKSKLFGKYCYAAGGTLLRTQWEGGLVPVPEHMISLARIPGAGSVYVDGDHLVIGALTRLNQCATHVQLQQLPLLQSAMNAIAAPSIRNMATIGGNIVSGVGDSIPALLVYDAQLHWITDNGSEISSLSSWLNGEHDGSRNPNDVLIAIHIPMANTAFPYSHSKQSSVSREISFYRKLGRRETFTASLVTIAFHGELGSDGRWKKLAIAAGGGSGMAMRLPEAEKMLLGSVASAMQASTLAVAVRSEFETYSDAFTSEQYRKQTAGNMIGAGLWEALCS, encoded by the coding sequence ATGGCCATGCCGGCATACGGTACTGGAGCGCAGCCAACGGTTTGGCAGCCAGATAATCTGGAAGAACTTCAGGCTTTGAAGAGTAAACTGTTCGGGAAGTATTGTTATGCAGCAGGGGGGACACTATTACGCACTCAGTGGGAAGGTGGCCTTGTTCCTGTACCTGAGCATATGATCAGCCTTGCTCGTATTCCAGGTGCAGGCAGCGTGTATGTGGATGGAGATCATCTGGTCATTGGAGCACTGACGCGATTGAATCAATGTGCCACACACGTTCAACTGCAACAACTGCCCTTACTGCAGTCCGCAATGAATGCTATAGCTGCTCCTTCGATTCGGAATATGGCGACAATTGGCGGAAACATCGTATCCGGAGTGGGTGACTCCATACCCGCACTGCTGGTCTACGATGCACAGCTGCATTGGATAACGGACAACGGCTCTGAGATCAGCAGTCTTTCGTCCTGGCTGAACGGTGAGCATGACGGCAGTCGCAATCCGAATGATGTGTTAATTGCTATTCATATTCCAATGGCGAACACGGCTTTCCCATATTCCCATAGCAAACAGTCCTCAGTTTCGCGTGAAATTTCATTTTACCGCAAGTTGGGACGGCGGGAGACCTTCACGGCCTCGCTGGTGACGATAGCTTTTCACGGAGAACTCGGATCGGATGGGCGTTGGAAGAAGTTAGCGATAGCTGCAGGGGGAGGTTCAGGGATGGCAATGCGTCTTCCCGAAGCGGAAAAGATGCTTCTTGGCAGCGTGGCTTCTGCTATGCAGGCTTCAACTCTGGCTGTTGCGGTTCGATCGGAATTCGAGACTTATAGTGATGCATTCACATCGGAACAGTACCGCAAACAAACAGCAGGTAATATGATAGGTGCCGGACTGTGGGAAGCACTTTGCTCATAG